In Candidatus Limnocylindrales bacterium, the DNA window AGATCCCTCCGACCCTGGCGGATAATCTCATGTCCTGCTGAAAACGGAATAAGGGATTCCAACGCCGTTCCCGCAACAATACTCATTCCATCACGGACAAATCGGGCAATAGCCTCTTGCATGGATAAAATTTTACGGTTCATAACTTATCTCTATCTGTTCTTATCAAACTCTTTGATTTTCTCTCCTCCTTTTATAAAATAGGTTGACGACCGCATCTCTTTCAGTTTAACTGATGGAGAGGTCAAAAATCAAATACGAAGTATGAAAAGAAAAAATTTTTAAAGTCCTGGAACCGATTTGCGTTTTATACGGCTGGTCACTAAACGAATTCGGAATTACTTTAGGTCAGACCCCTTTCCCTGAGATGAGGTTCCCCGGACTTTTAAGTTATTAAACAAAGTTTAAGGAGAAAACCTCTCTTTTATAAGATTATGGGGGTTGCTATAAGTAACTATACCAATTTAGTAGGTGTCACTTTTTCTGTCTGAACACCTCCCATCCCCCCTCCAGGGGGGACTGACATAGGGTGGCTGCAGCTGAATCCCCTCTGGAGGGGGGATGGGAGGTGTTTCTTTTTCCACCTACTAAATGAATACGGATACTTGCTATAATTAAAAATTGGCTTTATCCTGGAAGGTTAGATATAAATAAAACTGAAAATCTAGACCTCAGGATATAAGACTCTTTAGGATAACCTCGTAACGCTTCTTTTTGAAACCTTTAAGGTATGGAATCAGGTCAGAAATTGGTTCAGGAACTACTTAATCTCGCGACAGGAGAAAGGAACAAAGCTGCTTTTGCCTTAGAAGTTGCTCTTTTGCTAAAAAAAGTCGATCCAGCAGAAATAGAGCCGATTGTCATTAAACTACTGGAAGATCCGGACAGCTCGGTACGATGGTTTGTAACGCACATCCTCGGGGAGATAAAGACCAGTATGGCTCTGAAGTATCTGGCCAAAATGTTAAAGGATCCCAGCAAAGAAGTCCGGGCTGAGGCTGCTGAAGTTCTGGAGGAATTACATCCGGAAGAAGTTATACCTGAGCTGGTGGAAGCTCTCCGTGATGAAGATTATCTAGTTCGCTCGCGGGTAGCTTCGGCCTTGAAAAGAATAGATCCGGTAAGTGTCCTTCCCCATCTTATAGTCGGATTACATCACGAAGACCGATATATTCGACGACAGGTGGTGAGTCTACTGGGTGAGATCAAGCCTCCCGAAGCTGTTCCTTTGCTTATAGAGGCTTTAAAGGATCCAGACCATATTGTTCGAAGTGCAGCGATTTCTGCTTTGAGCAGCCTGAAGGCCATAGAGAGTCTGGATTATCTTATTGAAGCCTTACAAGATAACAACAGTTGGGTCCAAATTGCCGCAGCGAAAGCTTTAGGAGAAATGGGGAATCGTAAGATTGCCGAAAAACTCCAGCCTCTCCTAAAGGCAGAAAGGCCAGAAGTTCGAGAGGCCGCTTATACAGCCCTCACGGAAATTAACCGGCGAGAAGATAGAAGTTTTGTTCGTAAAATGAAGGTATCGGATCTCCTCAACGATGTAGCGGCCAATATGGGAGTTACCCCTCAAGTTTTATTAAACCTTACGGCTAAAGGGGATGAAGAGTTTCGAGAAATGGTAAAGGAAATTTTAAAGGTCCTCCCTAAGGAGGACCTTCACCAAATCGCCGATAATCCCGGCCTGCATCCTCAGCTTCAACAATTTGTACAAACTTTACTTAAAGAGCCTTGAGAATAAGGTATTGTTTTTTAAAGCTCTCCACAACAATCTTTAAGCTTTAATCCACTTCCACAGGGGCATAAATCGTTTCTTGTAACACTCTTTCGACTTTTACTAATTTTCCTTAAAAACTCGTTAAGATCCTTTTCGTCATCATAGATATCTTCATCCTCGCTATATTCTTCGTAATCCTCTCCTTCGGTTTCTTCAGAATCCTCCAGTTGTAGTACCGAGAAATGCTCGATGGTCTTTTTTAAATTTCTCGCCAGAAAAACGATGGAAAGTGTTAATCCGGAAAAGCAGGTAATCATTAAAGAGACAATAACTCCCTGGAAAAGAGAGAGCGAAAAAAGGGTGTGTAATCCGTAACCAACTCCCACGACCCCCAGGGAAACCAGAAGTATACTTGCACAAATAGCTGACCCAATCAACAGTCCCGGATAAATGAAGGATCTAAAGTCTTTATACATAAATAAAATCTCCTTTTAAAGATCGGTTAATAGCTCAATCAGGTTACTTAAGGTTTCAATCTCCATCCCCTCACGTGGTTAATGTTCCTGAGATCCTGAAGGGGAAGGCTCTGAAGTTCCTTTACTCTCTGGACCGGTAGAGGTTGAACCCCTACTTTCCTGAGAAGTAGAGGGTTGGGTAACCGGTTTCTCCTCAATAGGAACCGCCTTATTGGAAGGATTTTCCAGAGGCGGCTGCTCCCCTTGAGTACTCGATTGAGGTGGAGTTGAGGGTTGTTCTGGAGCAGGACTCTGCTGCGTTTGCCGTGCCCTATCAACGATGGAAGAAGCAGATCTGTGGGTCGAAAGCAGGGTGAGTCCAAGGGAAGTCAACATAAAGACCACAGCCGCTACGGTTGTTACCCGATTTAAAAAATTGGCGGGACCAGCACCACCGAATAAGGTCTGACTGGCTCCACCAAAAGCAGCTCCGATATCCGCTCCTTTACCTGTTTGTAACAGTACAATAGCTATCAAAATGATACACATCAATACATGAATAATTGTAATAAACGTAATCATAAAATTTATTCCTTAAACTTTACAATTTTGGCGAATGAATTGGCATCCAAACTGGCTCCTCCTACCAAAACCCCATCGATATCTTTTTGACTCATAAGAGATTTAATATTATCCGGCCTTACACTACCACCATATTGAATTCGGATCTCAGAGGCCACCGTTTCATTAAAATTCTTAGCCAGTAAGGAACGTATAAACGCATGAACTTCATTTGCCTGTTCCGGGGTAGCGGTTTTACCCGTACCAATGGCCCATACCGGCTCATAAGCAATGATAAGCCGTAGAACCTGTGAATGGGTTAATCCAACCAACCCCTCTTTTATTTGACGTTCAATAATTTCAAAGGTTTGATTCTTTTCTCGTTCTTCGAGGGTTTCACCTACACAAACAATAGGGATAAGCCCGTGGTCCAGCGCTGCAAAAATTTTTTTATTAACCGTTGAGTTAGTTTCGCAAAAATAAGTACGACGTTCCGAATGTCCTATAATAACATAACTACATCCTACGTCTTTTAACATCAAGGCAGAAATTTCCCCGGTGAAGGCGCCACTTTTTTCCCAATGAAGATTTTGTGCACCCAGCTTGATCGGACTGGATTTGATAACGTCAAATACGACTTTCAATCCGGTAAAAGGGGGGCAAAGAACTACTTCTCTATCATCGGTAAGGTCTGTGAGGTGGTCGACAAGAGCTTTTGCGAGTTCTTCGGCTTCGGCTGAAGTTTTATGCATTTTCCAATTTCCAGCAATAACAGGTCTTCGCATGGATTTCCTTGGGGGCTCTCTCCTTATCTTTGTCTTTTTCTTGTCTTACCACTTACAGTGTATTTGAAAATAAATTAAAAATCAAGAAAAAAATATTCAAAATATTCTGATAGAGATTTTTCTTGCAGGATCCTCCCTTCCCCGATTAAAATAAAGATAATTGATGTGGAGAAGAACAGATAAGCAGGAGCGTAAGGAATGGGTTTATTTATAACGGTTCATCTTGATAACACCAAATGTCCCTCGGATTGTAAGAAATGCGTTACGATCTGCCCGGTAGATATCTTTCATATGAAATCGGGTAAAGTTTTCAGTAATGAAATGGCAGAGGATGAGTGTACGCTGTGTGACCTCTGCCTGGAGGTTTGTCCCATAGATAATATTGAGATTCAAAAGCATTATTAAACTAAATAAATAAAACGTGACCCCGAAGAACACGAAGTTATCCCCCTACGAATATAGATAACCACCGGTTCGATGCCTATTTACCCATTTACCTACGGTTACAGCTTTGGGGGCTTCGGGATCGTTGGGGTTAAAGATATGAATTTACAAAATCCCCTTGCCGACCATTGGGCCCTTATTTTAGGCGCCTCTAGTGGATTTGGAGAAGCTACCAGTTTGGAACTCGCCAGGAACGGGATGCATATCTTTGGGGTTCACCTGGATAGAAAAGCGACGTTACCTAATGTGGAGCGGATTATCGGTCAAATTAAAGAAATGGGACGTGAGGCCGTATTCTTTAATGTAAATGCCGCAGATGCAGAGAAACGCAAAGAGGTCCTTGACCAAATTCAGGAGAAACTCAAGGAAAGTGGAGGATCTGCTACGATTAAAGTTCTCCTTCATTCCCTGGCGTTTGGAACCCTGAAAGCCTTTATTGCTCCTTCCCCTCAAGATACAGTAACCCAGGCCCAGATGGATATGACCCTGGATGTGATGGCCCATAGCTTGGTTTACTGGGTTCAGGATTTGATGGCCCGGAAACTTATGACCCAGGGTGGGCGGATTTTTGCCATGACCAGTGCAGGGGGGCATCGGGTTTGGCGCACCTACGGACCCGTTTCTGCCGCCAAGGCCGCCTTAGAATCTCACATCCGTCAATTGGCTCTGGAGCTGGCTCCTATGGGAATTACGGCTAATGCCATCCAGGCAGGGGTTACCGATACACCTGCCTTGCGAAAAATTCCAGGTAACGAAGAAATGATTAAAATCGCCCAGGAGCGAAATCCGGGGGGACGGTTGACAACCCCTGCTGATGTCGCAGCCGCGATTGCAGTCCTCAGCCAGCCAGGTACCTACTGGATGACCGGAAATGTGATTCGGGTGGATGGGGGGGAGGATATTGTCGGCTAGCCTCTTCCCGGAGGGTGGATCCCAGGCCATAAAGATTGGAAACCCGATCTCTATCCTCCTTACCGATACAGGAGTGAAAAGACGATTCCAGGGCACCCGGTTTGTAACTCCATCCGGGAGCTCAAGCATCTTGCCTGCTATATCCCATGAAGATAAATTTCCAGCCGTCTTCCACCCCCTCCCTTAATGGCATTGGCTTACGACCCCTGCTTTTCCTTACATACCTTCCGGCTCCTTCAAGGCTTCAAGGAAGAACCTATAACGAAACACTCTGCAAATCCCCCCCCTGGAGGGCCATGACCTTAGGTGAAGATCCCTTCCTGACCTTCCCCTGCCAGAACTAGGAAAAGGAATCTTGCAGCCAAAATCCTTTCCCCTGCGGAGAGGGACCGGGTGGGGGACGCCTCCAGCAGAGGCTTTCGCCTTAATTTAATACCCTTGCCCTTGAGGAAGGCAGGGGAATGTTTCTTAAATTCACAT includes these proteins:
- a CDS encoding HEAT repeat domain-containing protein; the encoded protein is MESGQKLVQELLNLATGERNKAAFALEVALLLKKVDPAEIEPIVIKLLEDPDSSVRWFVTHILGEIKTSMALKYLAKMLKDPSKEVRAEAAEVLEELHPEEVIPELVEALRDEDYLVRSRVASALKRIDPVSVLPHLIVGLHHEDRYIRRQVVSLLGEIKPPEAVPLLIEALKDPDHIVRSAAISALSSLKAIESLDYLIEALQDNNSWVQIAAAKALGEMGNRKIAEKLQPLLKAERPEVREAAYTALTEINRREDRSFVRKMKVSDLLNDVAANMGVTPQVLLNLTAKGDEEFREMVKEILKVLPKEDLHQIADNPGLHPQLQQFVQTLLKEP
- a CDS encoding SEC-C domain-containing protein — protein: MYKDFRSFIYPGLLIGSAICASILLVSLGVVGVGYGLHTLFSLSLFQGVIVSLMITCFSGLTLSIVFLARNLKKTIEHFSVLQLEDSEETEGEDYEEYSEDEDIYDDEKDLNEFLRKISKSRKSVTRNDLCPCGSGLKLKDCCGEL
- the secG gene encoding preprotein translocase subunit SecG, encoding MITFITIIHVLMCIILIAIVLLQTGKGADIGAAFGGASQTLFGGAGPANFLNRVTTVAAVVFMLTSLGLTLLSTHRSASSIVDRARQTQQSPAPEQPSTPPQSSTQGEQPPLENPSNKAVPIEEKPVTQPSTSQESRGSTSTGPESKGTSEPSPSGSQEH
- the tpiA gene encoding triose-phosphate isomerase, which produces MRRPVIAGNWKMHKTSAEAEELAKALVDHLTDLTDDREVVLCPPFTGLKVVFDVIKSSPIKLGAQNLHWEKSGAFTGEISALMLKDVGCSYVIIGHSERRTYFCETNSTVNKKIFAALDHGLIPIVCVGETLEEREKNQTFEIIERQIKEGLVGLTHSQVLRLIIAYEPVWAIGTGKTATPEQANEVHAFIRSLLAKNFNETVASEIRIQYGGSVRPDNIKSLMSQKDIDGVLVGGASLDANSFAKIVKFKE
- a CDS encoding 4Fe-4S dicluster domain-containing protein; translated protein: MGLFITVHLDNTKCPSDCKKCVTICPVDIFHMKSGKVFSNEMAEDECTLCDLCLEVCPIDNIEIQKHY
- a CDS encoding SDR family oxidoreductase: MNLQNPLADHWALILGASSGFGEATSLELARNGMHIFGVHLDRKATLPNVERIIGQIKEMGREAVFFNVNAADAEKRKEVLDQIQEKLKESGGSATIKVLLHSLAFGTLKAFIAPSPQDTVTQAQMDMTLDVMAHSLVYWVQDLMARKLMTQGGRIFAMTSAGGHRVWRTYGPVSAAKAALESHIRQLALELAPMGITANAIQAGVTDTPALRKIPGNEEMIKIAQERNPGGRLTTPADVAAAIAVLSQPGTYWMTGNVIRVDGGEDIVG